A window of the Lactuca sativa cultivar Salinas chromosome 7, Lsat_Salinas_v11, whole genome shotgun sequence genome harbors these coding sequences:
- the LOC111891041 gene encoding uncharacterized protein LOC111891041, with the protein MENPTILSSNSNGERSSASNSPEFEFWMVRNPSSQQTTLHSADELFSGGILLPLQRLNSQNNDDPPDKEDIAVEPTNKPSISPNPDNILGSDLKTNISASKRWKDIFKKNPESKEEKKKKERNSGSSVVGGGGTSTAELNINLWPFSRSRSAGNSGSRPRTLVVNRKVSSAPCSRSNSTGDKYRKWPSSPGRGGVHLGRNSPVCQVKRLGQSRSLHDTLVRSTAEKVSRPIKKSASGGVTTGAGESRKVLNLNVPTCIGYRQRMGCRSDVIIDNDSGRNADVTSGSAGGEGGASSLFNLRSLFTKKVF; encoded by the coding sequence atggaaAATCCCACAATTCTCTCAAGCAACAGCAATGGCGAAAGAAGCAGCGCTTCTAATTCACCTGAATTCGAGTTCTGGATGGTGAGAAACCCATCCTCCCAACAAACCACCCTCCATTCCGCCGACGAATTGTTCTCCGGCGGCATCCTCCTTCCCCTCCAGCGTCTCAACTCCCAAAACAACGACGACCCACCTGACAAAGAAGATATCGCGGTAGAACCCACAAACAAACCTTCAATTAGCCCTAATCCAGATAATATTCTCGGATCCGACCTCAAAACAAATATTTCTGCATCTAAACGATGGAaagatattttcaaaaaaaacccAGAAAGtaaagaggagaagaagaagaaagaacgCAACAGTGGTTCCAGCGTCGTTGGTGGTGGTGGAACAAGTACGGCGGAGTTGAATATAAATTTATGGCCGTTTTCGAGAAGTAGATCGGCCGGGAACAGTGGGAGTAGACCGCGAACGCTGGTCGTAAACCGGAAAGTTAGTAGCGCCCCTTGTTCAAGGAGCAACTCCACCGGCGATAAGTATCGGAAGTGGCCGAGCAGTCCCGGCAGGGGTGGGGTTCACTTGGGCCGGAATAGCCCAGTTTGTCAAGTCAAACGGTTGGGACAGAGCCGGAGCCTCCACGACACCCTTGTTCGTTCAACTGCCGAAAAAGTCTCCCGTCCGATCAAAAAGTCAGCCTCCGGTGGAGTTACCACCGGCGCCGGAGAAAGTCGTAAGGTGTTGAACCTTAATGTTCCGACATGTATTGGTTACCGGCAACGAATGGGTTGTCGGAGCGATGTGATTATAGATAACGACAGTGGACGGAACGCCGACGTAACGTCGGGAAGTGCCGGCGGTGAAGGTGGAGCTAGCAGTTTGTTTAATTTGAGGAGTCTATTTACAAAAAAAGTGTTTTGA